The sequence below is a genomic window from Bacteroidales bacterium MB20-C3-3.
TAGAATTTATTGAATTTCTGATAGATGAAATTCGGAAAAAGCCAAAAAAATAGTATAGATTTACATTAAAGAATTAATTATGTCCAGACGAGAGACACTACAAAGACAAGTACTTATAGTATCTATTTTAAGAAAGCGCCCGGCTTCATTCTCCGAGGTTTCAGAGATACTTGAAAAGGAATCAGAGCTAAATGGCTACAACTTCAATATCTCAAAGCGTACCTTTCAGCGGGACTGTCAGGACATCTCATCCTTGTACAATATTGAAATCGTATATGATAATTCTATAAGAGCATATTGCATCAAATACGACGATCACTCCGGGCTGAGCGAAAAGATGCTGGAGACTTTCGATACTCTAAACGCACTGAAATTAGGCAATACTCTATCTGAATATATTCAGTTTGACAACAGACGCCCTAAAGGAACAGAAAACCTGTACGGGCTGATTCATTCTATAAAGAATAGCCTTGTAATAAGTTTTACATACGAGAGATTCACAGATTCAGGAGCGTTCACAAGAAGAGTCGAGCCTTATGCGCTTAAAGAGTTCAAAAACAGATGGTATCTGATAGGAAAAGATCAAATGAATGGAAATGTCAGAACCTATGGCCTTGACCGGCTCGAAGATCTTGAAATCATTAAGCAGAAATTTCTCTATCCGGAGGACTTCAGTCACGAACAACACTTCAGATACTCATTCGGGATTATAATTCCTGATGAGAATAAACCTGAAGAGATTATTCTCTCTTTCGACAGAGTAGCCAGTAAGTATATAAAATCAATGCCCCTTCACAGTAGCCAGAAGATTCTTCTGGACAGGGAGGATGAGCTGATAGTATCACTTAACCTTTGTGTAACCTTTGACTTGGTTGTAGAGGTTCTCTCATATGGCAAACATGTAAAAGTTATTCAACCACAATCATTGATTGACCAAGTTGTACACTCCCTGCAAAGTTCTATTTCAAGATACAGCGACACGAATTGACGCACATCTCATTTAGCTTTGAAATAAAAAAGCAAATGCAGAGTGTAGATTCAAAATTGTTACTAAAGAATATTGATATTATTTTCCGGGAGTCTCGCAGGATTATTTCAGACGACCAGCCTTTTAACTCTGTTAAAAAAAGTCTTTCAACGATATCAAACTATTTTAGTACCACAGAAAGAGAGTCATTTATTTTTGCGATTCTTTTTGTTTTAAATCTCAGTGAAACAAAAATTTCCTTTGTAAACCTCACTGAGCACTTTTCCAATCAGCCAACAAATATCCTTTTATTTAAAAGTGAACTTGAATCACTTTGCACTAAGGGAATTGTAAGAAAAAATTTTTCGGGTGGTGACGAAGATCCTTTCGGAGTAAGATATATGGTTAACCGCAAAGTAGTGGCAGATATACTGGATAATAAGCCTTTCTGTAAAGAGACTTTAAAGGAGCGTGACCTCTATTCATTACTGGAGAAGATATTTAAGACAATAGATAACAGAGAGAGCATTTTTGGCGGATCCAACTTATTATCGGCAGCAGTATTGGATATCATGAATGAGAACTTGGATATTCCATTCATAAATGCAATTCTTGATATGAAGTTGAAAGATGAGAACAATCTGATTTTTTTGTATGTTATATGGGCTATTCTTGACGAAAATCTTGAGCCGGATGCAGGAATTGTACTTTATTCAATATACAGCAAAGCATCAGAAAGGATAAGAGTAATGCAAAGGCTCATTGACGGCAGCCATGAGCTGATTAAGAAAGGGCTCTTAGAGACAGGAGAAGGATTGTTTTCATCTGATATTCATTTAAAATTGAGTGAAGCAACGATTATCCTGGCAAAAAGCTATGGCGTCATATTTAACAGAAGACCAAAATCGTCAAGGAAAATAATCACCCCTTCACAAATTAGATTTAAACAACTAATATTTAATGATAAAGCGATTAGCCAACTTAATACATTTAGAGATTTGCTAAGTCATAATCGCTATGAAAATCTGGCTAAAAACTTTGAGGCAATGAACCTGCCGGAATGTATAACGGCGATATTTTATGGAAGTCCCGGAACCGGGAAAACAGAGTCGGTTATGCAGATTGCCCGAGAAACCGACAGAGAGATTTTAAAGGTTGATATAAGTCAGACCAAATCGATGTGGTATGGAGAGAGTGAGAAAATAGTCAAGCAGATTTTCAAAGACTACAAAAACTTTATGAATGAGAGTGTCAGAACGCCCATCCTATTGATTAACGAAGCCGACGCTCTTATTTCTAAAAGATTAGACATCTCTTTTTCTAGTACACAACATACAGAAAATACAATCCAGAAAATTATCCTGGAGGAGCTTGAAAATTTTAAGGGGATATTAATTGCCACGACTAACCTACTTCAGAATTTTGATAAAGCATTTGACAGACGATTTCTATATAAGATTCATTTTCCGAAACCAAATCAGGAGATAAGAATAAAGATCTGGAAGAATAAAAAAACCGACCTTTCAATTAGCGATTGCAATATGTTAGCATCAAAATTCCCCTTTTCAGGAGGTCATATAGATAATATCATACGAAAGATCTCAATAGAGGAGGCAATTCAGGATTTACCCCTGCCAATTGATAAAATTGTAGAAATCTGTTCCACTGAATTACTTCAAAAAAATGGCGATCTAAAAACGATAGGATTTTAATATTATAATAGCCAGAAAAAACCATTTTTTGCTCCACTTTAGATTACTTTCCACAAGGTTATCTATTTTGTCAAAACTTGTCAATCCATTAACTGATCTTTGTTAAAAATTATCGACAACTTTATAAAAATATCAATTATGGAAAACAAGCATCAGGTTCACAACTTAATTATTCTTGACGAGAGTGGCTCAATGGGGTCAATAAAAAACACCATTATCAAAGGATTTAATGAGCTGGTTCAGACTATTTGACTATTCCGGTGATATAGGGCCACTATTCTGGAGCATATGGGGCCAGTTACAGTTTTCTCGCTTTCATAGCAAAAGTGCATAAAAATTTTTAATGTTATTTATTCTCGAAGAGATTTCTTTGATTTTATTTCTATTCTAAAAGCTCCATTTACCAGTCTATCCATAATTGCATCAGCAATAGTGCTTTCTCCTATTATATCATACCACACTTTTACCGGTAGCTGAGAGCTGATTATAGTTGATTTTATTCCGTATCTGTCTTCCATTATTTCAAGCAGTATAAGTCGGTCAATGTCATCCAGTATGTGTAGTCCAAAATCATCTATAATCAGTAGGTCCTGCTTTGCGATCTTGGCTATTAACTTGCAGTAAGTATCATCTGCTTTAGCATTTTTAAGTTTTGCGAAGAGTTTTTGAGCATTATGATACATCACCTTATATCCGTTATAACAAGCTTGATGTCCAAAGGCAGATGCAAGATAACTTTTCCCTGTTCCTGTAAAGCCGGTTATTAATATATTCTTCGCTTGTGTAATGTAAGAGCAGTCTGACAATCTGATTATTTGTGACTTATCCAATCCTCTATCATCGTCATATCTTATATTTTCAATAGCTGCCTGGTACCTGAACTTAGCCTCTTTTAAGGCCCTCTCTACCCTGTTATTCTCTCTGTTGTCCCATTCAGCGTTAATTAACATCGTCAAGAATTCTTCATTAGTTATAGCATCACACTGTCCTGATCCTACCATGTTTTTGTAGAGGCTATACATCCCATCTAACCTCATTGAACTCATTTTACTTAGTATGTTATTACTATCCATAACTATGCTATTTATAATATTGAGCTCCTCTGATATTTTCGTGTCGTGGCAGTTTTACGATATTCTTCGCAGTAGTACCAATTTGATTATCCAGGCTATTTGACAGGATATTCTTTAAAGTTGTATAATCATACACCCTATAAGCTAAAGCCCTTTTGCATGCATTTGTAAGCCTGTAGTTCCCGTATTTCTTACTCAAGTGTACAACTCCTTCGTACATTCTTCTGGCCAAATGAGGATATGTGCTTTGAGACATCATATTCCTCATATATTCTTCTACCAGCGGATCTACAGTACTTCCCCATATGTAAGCAACAGAAGGCTCCCATTGGTCTACATATCTATGATTTGGATGCCTGTGTTCAACTTTTGTAGAGTATCCATTTTCCTTGCTACTCCTTATGTGGGAAGCAATTTGCTGATTATTGTAATAGAAGGATATTGTCCCGGACGACACAACAGCTTTAATCCTCTTTCCGGCATATTTATACGGTACACTATAGCTGTGTCTGTCCTTGTTAAAAAATACATGATACTCTGTGTTTACCTTAAGTTTATATGATTTAGTTATCTCGTATCTATTTACAGGTAATGACATAAGAGCACTTTTTTCGTACTTTTCAAACAGGTCTTTACGACTATAATCTCTGTTCTGGAAGTTCTTAGCTACTGCAATAGCAACAAGCTCTTTTATCCTCTTATTAAGTTCTGTTAGTCCACAGGGCAGTTTATCCCTAAGAGGAGCAAATACTGAAGAGTAAACCACATTAATTATACTCTCTACTAATGCCTTATCTTGAGGTTTTCTGGACCTGGCTGGACTTACCGTTGCTCCATAATGGTTAGCCATAGAGAGAAAAGTATTGTTGATTACGGGCTGATACTTATCTGAAGAAGTAACTCCAGCCTTTAGGTTGTCCGGGATAAGCACCTTGGGTACTCCTCCAAAATTATGGAGTGCATTACTTACTGCCATTGTAAAGTCTTCCACTTTTTGACTCCCAACGGCCTCTGCTTCAAACATTCTGCTTCCACCAAGAATGGTTACAAGAACTTCTGCTTCTATAGCTTTACCGGAATTGGGACAAAAATAATTAAGCTTGTCTCCTGTGAAGTCTATAAACATCTCCTCTCCATATTCGTGTTCAAGATGCATTGAGACATTTTCACTATTTAGCCATTGTTGGTAATGATGACACATTTGCGAGTAACTGTAGCCTTGAGAGCGGGCTCTACGATATTCCTCCCATAAAATAAACCTGGTAACTCCGGTTCTCTTGAGTTCTTTCCTAAAATAGGGAAATAGTTTTTCCAAGTACTTATACTCTTCGCTTGAATCAAAGTACGAAGCTTCTGATTTAAATAATGCTTCCAGTTCTTCGTCAGGAATAGTTTGAAGATTTTCTTTAGTTAAGTTTAACTCCTTGTTTTTTGAGAAGTACTGACTTACTGTTTTTCGGTCAATCTGTAAACACCGAGATATCTCTCTTTGAGAGATCCCCTGTTCAATTAATTGCAAAATTTGCTTTACTTTGCTCATTGTTATTAGTTTTCCAGCCATGTGAGGTTCTTTTTGTGTTGCAACTACAAAAGTAACCCGCTTGCTTAAAAACTGTAACAGGAGGAGGGCCTGCTCTCCTCCTTTATTTTATAAAATGGCCCGGTATGCTCCAGAACGGTGGCCCAGTATCCGCCAGAATGGTGGCCCAGTATGGACCAGAATAGCTACTATTCACGGAATTGAAAAACAGTTTCCAGAGCAGGAGCACTTTATCTCCTTTGTAACATTCAACAGCCTTGGTACAAAATTTATACACCTTGTCGATCCTGCAGGTAAACTATCACAGATAGATGACAGAAAATACTGCCCTAACGCATGCACTCCTCTTTTTGATGCAATGGGTTTTGCGTTAGTTTCTCTGAAACAGGCTTTGACTGATAAAAGCAACTACAATGTTCTGGTAACCGTACTCACAGACGGAGAAGAGAATAACTCTAAGGAGTACTCGGTAAACGCTATTAAGGCAATGGTTGAGGAGCTAAAACAAGAGAACTGGACATTCACATATATTGGAACAGACCATGATGTAGAGAAAATTGCTCTCTCAATCTCCATAACCAACACACTGAAATTTAGCAGATCTGACGAAGATATTAAACAAATGTTCGATATTGACAAAAATGCCAGGATCAAATACAGTAAGAATGTATCTATGTTCGCAAACTTCAGCGACAATGATAATTATTTTGATAAAGAATAAATGAAACACTTCAACTTTTTTCCTAAATCTTTTTTTCCAGGGACAAATCAGATTAAGCTTATGTTTAACCTGCTTGCGAGTTTGCATGAAAAAATATATAACCATTAAACCTCAACCTGAATATTCAAAATATAGCCGACCTGATAAATAAGATGTAAAAAATCGCCCTCAAATTGGGGGCGATTGTTTTTTTGGTGTCCTGTCCCATTTTAATAGCGGGACAGATGGGACACTTGAGACAAATTTTGCCTGGCACTATCGTACTATACCCGCTATTGGTTGGATATAATGCTTATTTATTTGTATTTTGTATGTGTGGTAACGTTTCGCGGCTTGGCGAAGGTGGCGATTTTACCACAAATGTTCATACGAAGCACACTCTTCAAATTTACGATAAACTGTCATACGAAGAACTGAACCGCCACTTTTGCCAAACCGCTGTTAGTGGCTGGGCTTCTTTGTTTTTCGTCTGTTAGCAACATTTTTTGTCCTGCTGAATTGGTGGACAAGCAACACTTCCGTAACTACAATAAACACAGCAGTCGCCTTGTTTTGGTTTTAGAACTTGTTTACATTTTTCACATTCGTAAAAATATTGACAAGCGTCTGTCGGCATTGTTTCTTCTTTCTTGTGTCCGCAGTTGGGACAAGTTATTGTTGATTGTAATTTGATTTCCATTTTAATTTTCTTTTTTGTCAGCTACAGAATATCCTGTTGAGTTTATTGCTTTTTCGATTTCAGAAATGTTTGTTTTTGAGTTGTCAAATTCTACAATTGCGTTTCCATTTTCGTATGAAGCGTTTGAACTTATTATTCCTGTCAATTTATTTACTTCGTGATTTACGTGTTCGCCACAACTTGCACAAGTCATTCCGCTAATGGTAAATTCTACTTTTTGAATATTGGATTTGTCTACTACTATGATTTGCTTTTCTGACTTTGGATAGAAAATGTTGGAGTAGTGTGGAAAGGCAAGCATAACGATTGCAAATGCTGTTACAATTCCTAAAAACTTTTTTGATTGAATGAATTTAGGTTTTACTTCTGTTTCACAGTTACAGTTAATTTGTTTTTTTGGTTTCAACTTTTGATACCAAGCAAAACCAAGAACCAAAATTGTCAAACCGATAAAATACGGTCGGAAAGGTTCAAGCCAAGAAAAAGTTGAAGCAAGTCCGCTTGTCCCTGCAATGAGAGCCAAGACTGGTGTAATGCAACACAATGAAGCGGCAATTGCTGTCAAAAGCCCTGCTCCAATTAGTTTGTTGTCTGTTTTCATATTGTTTCTAATATTTTATTCTCGTCAAGTATTTTGAAAAACGGTCTCAGCATTTTTTCATACTCTTTTGTCAATGAGTAAAAAATGGTTTGAGCTTCTCTTTCTGTTTCAATTAGTTTTCTGTCTTTTAGTTTTCGCAAGTGTTGTGAAACTGCTGAAATTGTCATTCCAAGAATGTCGCTTATATCACAGACACAAAGTCGTTTTTCTTCATAGAGCAGAAACAGAATTTTGAGTCTTACGTTGTTTCCCGCTAATTCAAGTCCGTTCGATAAATAGTCAAACGAGCCGTTGAGTTCTGAAACTCGGTCTTTACAGCGATTTATTTGTTTAATGTCTGCTTGTTGTCGTATGCAAGAATTATTGTCCATTGAGCAAAGATAGTTAATTTGTTTATTTAAGCAATTGCTAAAATATGAAATGTCAAAAAGAACCCGATTTGTCTGTCGGGTTGTGTCGTCATAGCCTTGCCACTAACGGTAAAGTATAAAAGCAGTAGCGGAATTCAAGGTGATTTCCTTTCCACCGCCACAAAAGTTTGTTAAATGCACAGACCTTGATTTAATCACTAAACCCGCTATTGCTTTTATACAATGTTAGGTGCATACTCTTTTGTTTGAATATTCAGTTACAAGTTTGTCAAGAAATTGAAACAGTTTGCTATTCATTTCAGTATAGTTATAACTTCTTATTTCATCGGGCTTTTGAACATACTTGTGTGTAACGTTATTGCTTAAAATATTTTCTTCTTCTGCAATCAATAACTCAATGACTTCGGGGTTAAATTCTATATGGCATTGGAAGCCGTAAACCAAATTTGAATAAGCTACTATTTGTCTTGGGCAACCTGTGCTGGTTGCCAAAATTTTACTGTCGGTGGTAAGTCCGGGCATATCATTGTGCCAATGTCCTACAAGTAATGATGAACCGAAGTGGTTTATTTTCTCATCTTTTAATCCGTCATCAGTAAGTTGAATAGGGAAAACACCAATTTCCTTTTCGGGGCTATGTTCAAAATTTGCACCCAACGCTTCGCCAATGAGTTGTGAACCCAAACAAACGCCAATGACTGCTTTTTCAGATTTTATACATTTTTGTATTAAAGTAATCTCGGCTTTTGCATTAAAATGCGGACATTCTTTCTGTGTTGTAGCGGGGCTTTGAGGTCCGCCCATTACAATTAGTAAATCAATATTTTCTGCTGTTTCAGGCAAAGCTTGGTTTTCATACACCTTTGAAAAAGTGATTGTATGATTTCTTTGTTTTGCCCATTCCAAATAAGCCGCAGGTGCTTCGAATGTTTCGTGTTGAATAAAATGCACTTTCATCTTTTGATTATTTTTCATTTTTCGTTCCAATAGTAATTGTCGGGATAAATCCTTTGTCCAAAAATAGCAGTGCCTACTCTTACAATGGTTGCGCCTTCTGCAATGGCTGTATCTAAATCGCTACTCATACCCATTGATAATTCTTGCATCTCTACATTGGGAATTTTCAAGGCAATGATTTTTTGTTGAATATCTTTGAGCAAACGGAAACATTTACGCACTTTTTCCGTTTCTGCACTGAAAAGACCTATTGTCATTAAACCTTTTATTTTCAAGGTTTCCAACTGTGCAACCTGCCTTACCAATTCAATGGCATTATCAGGACTTACACCAAATTTGCTTTCTTCAAACGAAGTATTCACCTGTATCAACACTTCTATTGTTTTGTTTTCAAGCAGCAAACGTTGATGTAATTTCTCAGCCAAATTCAAACGGTCTAGCGATTGAATACAAGAAACATTGTATTTCAAAAGTTCTTTGATTTTGTTGGTTTGTAAATGTCCTATAAAATGATTTGTATGTGGAATTCCTTGTAATGCTTCAAATTTTTCTTTGAGTTCCTGTATTTTGTTTTCGGCTATCAATGTCTGTCCTGCATTTAATACAATTTTGATACGATCGGCATTTACGGTTTTTGTAGCCAACAGCAATTTTACTTCGCTTGGATCTCTGCCATTTTCTTTACAGGCATTGTTTATCCGTTTTTTTACGTGGGCAATATTTTCTATGATTTGTTTGCTCATACTTCTTCGTCTTTTTTTATTTTCCGGGTGTCCGCTGATGTTTGTGCGGACATTCGGAGAGTTGCACCTAACGGTTGCGTGTATGAAACGTTTGGCATTTCGAAGCACTTTCCTGTCAAGTTACAACTACTTTTGATACGAGCTGTAACACTTGAATAAGCACTGTCTGCCAAATGTTTTATACACGTTGTTGGCGTTTCGTTGTTCTTTTTATCTCAATAAGTGTATCATCAATTTTCTTTGTTTCCGTAATTATTTTGTCTTTTAGTTCTTCTTTAATTGGCAGTTTTTGATAATCAGCAGAATTTTCAGAATGTATTGGAATAATTCCTGTTTTCGGATTTACAAGATTACAAACATCAGCGAGACATTCCGCAGAAGCGTGTCCGCTTGTATGTATTTTACTTACTTTGGAAAACTTATCAATAAAATCCAAATATTTCTTATTTGCATGTTTGCATTGCGGATTTATATATTCTTTCCACATTGAATAAATCAGAATGGTTTTGTCTTTCTCTAATAATGGCAACAAAAACTCTGTGTAATCATCGAATTTATCAGTTGCACGAACTAACATACAAAAACCTTTATCTTTCATCCAATTTATTAGTTTCTCGTTGTCTTTCCGGAAAATATAAGGTTTCTCAAAATCAAATAATGTACTTTTTTTACCCGCAGTATCTGAAAATATTTCTAAAACACTTTCTTGAAAATCATCACAAACAAAAGGTCTGCCGTTCATTTTTTGATTTGCTGCATGAAAAGTAGCTAATCGTTCCATGTCAGTTGATGAACACAAAACAAATACATTTTTATTTTGCTTCATAAGCTCTACAACTTCTCCTTTCAATTCATTTTCGTGTCGAACTCTTTCGTCTAAACGTGCAAGCATTGTTCCTTCAGTAATTAGAAAATCAATCTTCCCTTGTTTAAGAATTAGTTTTTCAATAGTTGGAAGAAGACCTTTACCAAGATAACCGTGCTCCCGAAAATCGCCAGTATGCAAAATCCTCTTCCCATTTACTTCAATTAAAAACATATAGGCATCGTAAGCCGAATGGCTTACGAAATATGGTATTATTTTAATATCTCCAACTTTAAATATTTGTTGAGATTCAAAAGATTGCATTGCTTCTATTCTATCAATTTCTTTTTCCGACTGTTCTTTGCGGTCTTTGATGTATGAAAGGCGTTGATGTTTACATAAAGCTACTCTTTTTGCAACTTTACCAATATATTGAGTAATTGAATTAGGAACAAGATGAAATAGACCTAAATGGTCTCCGTGATAATGTGTGTAAAATATTGCATCAATATCTTTTGTTATCTTTTCAATTGCATCTGAATTAGCAAAATCATCGTTTACAACACCTTCGCCATTAGGAAGATTTTGCCCCAAATCTATTAGGATTTTTGCGTTGTTAGTTGCAATTTCAGTTATGCAACCTCCAATTTGGTCTATACCTCGATTGATTGTAATTCTCATTTTAGCTTGTAATTGTTATCGCTCACAACTATTAGTTTATGTCGATTTTTGAGTTCATTCGAAAATTCTGCAATTTGCGAATTGGTGTCAGGATGAAAAACAAAAACTAATTCAGGGTTTTGCTTTTCAAAAGCATCGGAGAAACTGAAATTATCAATGATTCCTAATTTAATTTTGTCTTCGATAATATTCTGAATGTCTTTTACCAGATTCGTTTTAAATGTTTTTGCGTTTTTTCCAAATAGATATTTTTCAAAATCACAAATATGCTCCTCAATCCCAGATTTACCTTTTGTAGCACCCATTCCTTTTTTTACTTCAAAGAATATAATTCTATTTGTTTCTTTGTCTATTCCTAACAAGTCAAAAACACCACGTTTTTCTCTACTAATTTTTTCAATTTGATTTTGCTCAAAAGCATATTCCATATCAAGAATGATATACTTATCACTTTTGTCTTGGTTGTTTTTTGCGATATTTTGTTGTGAGTCAAATTCCGCTCTTTGTTTTTTGCTTTCAAGCCAATTATCAATTGTTTTTTTTATCAGTTTGAAATATTCTTTTGGATTAGAAACCGCTAAATCAGTATTTGGGACATTTCCGTACTTCGTATCAACTTTTAATTTCTTAATTTCTAATGCTTTTCCTTTTCGATAATAAACAAAGGCATCGCCATTTTGACGAACTTCCAAACGTAATTCGTTATCTGATTTGATGTAGTTTAACAAAGGCAATAAATCACCATTTGTCAATCTTTCAATAAGTTTATCATCAATTTTTCGCATATCGTCTGTCTTTTTACAATGAACGCCAACGTTCCGCGTATATGATTAGGTGCGGATTACGGGGTACTTTCCTGTCGAAAAGCACCGAGGTTTTTGCGGGTGAAAATGCTGATTATCAGCACCAAAACCGCACTTAATTATATACGCTGTTGGCGTTTCGTTATTTTTTTTCTTCGTTTTCTCTCTT
It includes:
- a CDS encoding WYL domain-containing protein, which encodes MSRRETLQRQVLIVSILRKRPASFSEVSEILEKESELNGYNFNISKRTFQRDCQDISSLYNIEIVYDNSIRAYCIKYDDHSGLSEKMLETFDTLNALKLGNTLSEYIQFDNRRPKGTENLYGLIHSIKNSLVISFTYERFTDSGAFTRRVEPYALKEFKNRWYLIGKDQMNGNVRTYGLDRLEDLEIIKQKFLYPEDFSHEQHFRYSFGIIIPDENKPEEIILSFDRVASKYIKSMPLHSSQKILLDREDELIVSLNLCVTFDLVVEVLSYGKHVKVIQPQSLIDQVVHSLQSSISRYSDTN
- a CDS encoding ATP-binding protein, whose amino-acid sequence is MQSVDSKLLLKNIDIIFRESRRIISDDQPFNSVKKSLSTISNYFSTTERESFIFAILFVLNLSETKISFVNLTEHFSNQPTNILLFKSELESLCTKGIVRKNFSGGDEDPFGVRYMVNRKVVADILDNKPFCKETLKERDLYSLLEKIFKTIDNRESIFGGSNLLSAAVLDIMNENLDIPFINAILDMKLKDENNLIFLYVIWAILDENLEPDAGIVLYSIYSKASERIRVMQRLIDGSHELIKKGLLETGEGLFSSDIHLKLSEATIILAKSYGVIFNRRPKSSRKIITPSQIRFKQLIFNDKAISQLNTFRDLLSHNRYENLAKNFEAMNLPECITAIFYGSPGTGKTESVMQIARETDREILKVDISQTKSMWYGESEKIVKQIFKDYKNFMNESVRTPILLINEADALISKRLDISFSSTQHTENTIQKIILEELENFKGILIATTNLLQNFDKAFDRRFLYKIHFPKPNQEIRIKIWKNKKTDLSISDCNMLASKFPFSGGHIDNIIRKISIEEAIQDLPLPIDKIVEICSTELLQKNGDLKTIGF
- the istB gene encoding IS21-like element helper ATPase IstB translates to MDSNNILSKMSSMRLDGMYSLYKNMVGSGQCDAITNEEFLTMLINAEWDNRENNRVERALKEAKFRYQAAIENIRYDDDRGLDKSQIIRLSDCSYITQAKNILITGFTGTGKSYLASAFGHQACYNGYKVMYHNAQKLFAKLKNAKADDTYCKLIAKIAKQDLLIIDDFGLHILDDIDRLILLEIMEDRYGIKSTIISSQLPVKVWYDIIGESTIADAIMDRLVNGAFRIEIKSKKSLRE
- the istA gene encoding IS21 family transposase, translated to MSKVKQILQLIEQGISQREISRCLQIDRKTVSQYFSKNKELNLTKENLQTIPDEELEALFKSEASYFDSSEEYKYLEKLFPYFRKELKRTGVTRFILWEEYRRARSQGYSYSQMCHHYQQWLNSENVSMHLEHEYGEEMFIDFTGDKLNYFCPNSGKAIEAEVLVTILGGSRMFEAEAVGSQKVEDFTMAVSNALHNFGGVPKVLIPDNLKAGVTSSDKYQPVINNTFLSMANHYGATVSPARSRKPQDKALVESIINVVYSSVFAPLRDKLPCGLTELNKRIKELVAIAVAKNFQNRDYSRKDLFEKYEKSALMSLPVNRYEITKSYKLKVNTEYHVFFNKDRHSYSVPYKYAGKRIKAVVSSGTISFYYNNQQIASHIRSSKENGYSTKVEHRHPNHRYVDQWEPSVAYIWGSTVDPLVEEYMRNMMSQSTYPHLARRMYEGVVHLSKKYGNYRLTNACKRALAYRVYDYTTLKNILSNSLDNQIGTTAKNIVKLPRHENIRGAQYYK
- a CDS encoding GDCCVxC domain-containing (seleno)protein, whose product is MEIKLQSTITCPNCGHKKEETMPTDACQYFYECEKCKQVLKPKQGDCCVYCSYGSVACPPIQQDKKCC
- the merTP gene encoding mercuric transport protein MerTP, producing MKTDNKLIGAGLLTAIAASLCCITPVLALIAGTSGLASTFSWLEPFRPYFIGLTILVLGFAWYQKLKPKKQINCNCETEVKPKFIQSKKFLGIVTAFAIVMLAFPHYSNIFYPKSEKQIIVVDKSNIQKVEFTISGMTCASCGEHVNHEVNKLTGIISSNASYENGNAIVEFDNSKTNISEIEKAINSTGYSVADKKEN
- a CDS encoding metalloregulator ArsR/SmtB family transcription factor → MDNNSCIRQQADIKQINRCKDRVSELNGSFDYLSNGLELAGNNVRLKILFLLYEEKRLCVCDISDILGMTISAVSQHLRKLKDRKLIETEREAQTIFYSLTKEYEKMLRPFFKILDENKILETI
- a CDS encoding type 1 glutamine amidotransferase, which translates into the protein MKNNQKMKVHFIQHETFEAPAAYLEWAKQRNHTITFSKVYENQALPETAENIDLLIVMGGPQSPATTQKECPHFNAKAEITLIQKCIKSEKAVIGVCLGSQLIGEALGANFEHSPEKEIGVFPIQLTDDGLKDEKINHFGSSLLVGHWHNDMPGLTTDSKILATSTGCPRQIVAYSNLVYGFQCHIEFNPEVIELLIAEEENILSNNVTHKYVQKPDEIRSYNYTEMNSKLFQFLDKLVTEYSNKRVCT
- a CDS encoding YggS family pyridoxal phosphate-dependent enzyme; this encodes MSKQIIENIAHVKKRINNACKENGRDPSEVKLLLATKTVNADRIKIVLNAGQTLIAENKIQELKEKFEALQGIPHTNHFIGHLQTNKIKELLKYNVSCIQSLDRLNLAEKLHQRLLLENKTIEVLIQVNTSFEESKFGVSPDNAIELVRQVAQLETLKIKGLMTIGLFSAETEKVRKCFRLLKDIQQKIIALKIPNVEMQELSMGMSSDLDTAIAEGATIVRVGTAIFGQRIYPDNYYWNEK
- a CDS encoding MBL fold metallo-hydrolase — protein: MRITINRGIDQIGGCITEIATNNAKILIDLGQNLPNGEGVVNDDFANSDAIEKITKDIDAIFYTHYHGDHLGLFHLVPNSITQYIGKVAKRVALCKHQRLSYIKDRKEQSEKEIDRIEAMQSFESQQIFKVGDIKIIPYFVSHSAYDAYMFLIEVNGKRILHTGDFREHGYLGKGLLPTIEKLILKQGKIDFLITEGTMLARLDERVRHENELKGEVVELMKQNKNVFVLCSSTDMERLATFHAANQKMNGRPFVCDDFQESVLEIFSDTAGKKSTLFDFEKPYIFRKDNEKLINWMKDKGFCMLVRATDKFDDYTEFLLPLLEKDKTILIYSMWKEYINPQCKHANKKYLDFIDKFSKVSKIHTSGHASAECLADVCNLVNPKTGIIPIHSENSADYQKLPIKEELKDKIITETKKIDDTLIEIKRTTKRQQRV